A window of Novosphingobium terrae contains these coding sequences:
- the uraD gene encoding 2-oxo-4-hydroxy-4-carboxy-5-ureidoimidazoline decarboxylase: MSLNAINALPTDAFVARYGALFEHSPWVAERAAALRPFADLHGGLMQALEAASAEEKLALIRAHPELAGKAAIDKTLTQASTAEQASAGLDRLTPEEFARFHDLNAAYRTAHDMPFIICVRLTDKAGILAAMEARAANDTQTEVATALAEIGKIVKLRLEDMA; encoded by the coding sequence ATGAGCCTCAATGCGATCAACGCCCTGCCTACGGATGCCTTCGTGGCGCGCTATGGCGCCCTGTTCGAGCATTCGCCATGGGTGGCGGAGCGGGCGGCGGCTTTGCGCCCCTTTGCCGATCTGCATGGCGGTTTGATGCAGGCTTTGGAGGCGGCTTCGGCTGAGGAAAAGCTGGCGCTGATCCGCGCTCACCCCGAGCTGGCGGGCAAGGCGGCGATCGACAAAACGCTCACGCAGGCCAGCACCGCCGAACAGGCCAGCGCCGGGCTGGACCGGCTGACGCCTGAAGAATTCGCGCGGTTTCATGACCTGAACGCCGCCTATCGCACCGCCCATGATATGCCCTTTATCATCTGCGTGCGGCTGACGGACAAGGCGGGCATCCTCGCCGCCATGGAAGCGCGCGCTGCCAACGATACCCAAACCGAAGTGGCCACCGCTCTGGCCGAAATCGGCAAGATCGTGAAGCTGCGGCTGGAGGATATGGCATGA
- the hpxZ gene encoding oxalurate catabolism protein HpxZ has protein sequence MMIDNPALLAEVTAAFNEYERALMEDDIPAMDKLFHEAPTTNRYGVGEVLYGIEEIREFRKGRGGSPQRKLGRVAITVYGDNFATADAEFFRENSDRRGRQTQSWVKFPDGWKVVSAHVSLEGNTH, from the coding sequence ATGATGATCGACAATCCCGCCCTGCTGGCCGAGGTCACCGCCGCCTTCAACGAGTATGAGCGCGCGCTGATGGAAGACGATATCCCGGCGATGGACAAGCTCTTCCACGAGGCACCCACCACCAACCGCTATGGCGTGGGCGAGGTGCTTTACGGCATCGAGGAGATCCGCGAATTCCGCAAGGGTCGCGGTGGTTCTCCGCAGCGCAAGCTGGGCCGCGTGGCAATCACCGTCTATGGCGACAATTTCGCCACCGCTGACGCCGAATTCTTCCGCGAAAATTCGGACCGGCGCGGGCGCCAGACGCAAAGCTGGGTGAAGTTTCCCGATGGCTGGAAAGTGGTCTCCGCGCATGTCAGCCTGGAGGGGAACACGCACTGA
- the puuE gene encoding allantoinase PuuE, translated as MTRDLVGYGATPPQANWPQGAKIAVQFVINYEEGAENCVLNGDELSEGFLSEMVGAARHPDRAMAMESLYEYGSRAGFWRLHRLFVERGLPVTVFGVAKALETNPEAVAAMLDADWEIASHGLRWIDYQYVPEEVEREHIAQAIALHEKVTGSRPLGWYQGRTSPNTARLVAEEGGFLYDADSYADDVPYWDHRYGGKQLIVPYTLDANDMKFVALNGFTEGEQFFHYLRDTFDQLYAEGGRMMSIGLHGRVAGKPARTRALARFLDHIAAHSDVWVARRIDIARHWMEQHPA; from the coding sequence GTGACCCGCGATCTGGTCGGTTATGGCGCCACGCCGCCGCAGGCCAACTGGCCGCAAGGCGCGAAGATCGCCGTGCAATTCGTCATCAATTACGAGGAGGGCGCGGAAAATTGCGTCCTCAATGGCGATGAGCTGTCCGAGGGATTTCTCTCCGAGATGGTCGGCGCGGCGCGGCATCCCGATCGCGCTATGGCGATGGAAAGCCTCTATGAATATGGCAGCCGGGCGGGTTTTTGGCGCTTACACCGGCTGTTTGTAGAGCGCGGCCTGCCAGTGACGGTGTTTGGTGTGGCCAAGGCTCTGGAAACCAACCCCGAAGCGGTGGCCGCCATGCTGGACGCCGATTGGGAGATCGCCAGCCACGGCCTGCGCTGGATCGACTACCAATATGTGCCTGAAGAGGTGGAGCGAGAGCATATCGCTCAGGCCATCGCCCTGCATGAAAAGGTGACCGGCAGCCGCCCGCTCGGCTGGTATCAGGGGCGGACCAGCCCCAACACGGCGCGTCTGGTGGCGGAGGAAGGCGGCTTTCTCTACGATGCCGACAGCTACGCCGATGATGTGCCCTACTGGGATCATCGATATGGGGGCAAGCAGCTGATCGTGCCCTACACGCTGGACGCCAACGATATGAAATTCGTGGCCCTGAACGGCTTCACTGAGGGCGAACAGTTCTTCCACTATCTGCGCGACACCTTCGACCAGCTCTATGCCGAGGGTGGCCGCATGATGAGCATCGGCCTGCATGGCCGCGTCGCCGGCAAACCTGCGCGGACGCGGGCTCTGGCGCGTTTTCTGGATCATATCGCGGCGCATTCGGATGTCTGGGTTGCGCGTCGCATCGATATCGCCCGCCACTGGATGGAGCAGCACCCCGCATGA
- a CDS encoding pyridoxal-phosphate-dependent aminotransferase family protein, which produces MSDLPQDLFGQIDPPQRLLMGPGPVNAHPRVLRAMSADMLGQFDPEMTDYMNQVMALYRPVFGTENHWTMLVDGTARAGIEAALVSLIAPGEMALVVNFGRFGLLLQEILQRIGARYETVDAPWGEVVPMEAIAEAAHRVQPKLICAVHGDTSTTMAQPLDGIGAIAKEVGALVYVDATATIGGMAIASDRWGADVVTGGLQKCLGGPSGSSPITISHAAAEHILHRRHVEKGIARDDIEDGIGAMIGSNYFDLAMVMDYWGPKRLNHHTEATTMLYGARECARVVLAEGLPARFARHAAAGRAMTAGARAMGLKVFGDDAHRMTNVTGVWIPEGVDGEAVRTMMRDAFQIEIGTAFGPLQGRIWRLGAMGYNAMKHKVLITLSALEACLTAQGFKLPLGAAVPAAMAAWEAAW; this is translated from the coding sequence CTCACCCCCGCGTGCTGCGCGCGATGAGCGCCGATATGCTTGGCCAGTTCGACCCCGAAATGACCGATTATATGAACCAGGTGATGGCGCTCTATCGCCCGGTGTTCGGCACAGAAAACCATTGGACCATGCTGGTGGACGGCACGGCGCGTGCGGGGATCGAGGCCGCGCTGGTCAGCCTGATCGCGCCGGGCGAGATGGCCTTGGTGGTCAATTTCGGGCGCTTCGGGTTGCTGTTGCAGGAGATTTTGCAGCGTATCGGCGCGCGGTATGAAACCGTCGATGCGCCATGGGGTGAAGTCGTGCCGATGGAGGCCATTGCCGAGGCCGCGCACCGCGTGCAACCGAAACTGATCTGCGCGGTGCATGGCGATACCTCCACCACCATGGCGCAACCGCTGGATGGGATTGGGGCGATTGCCAAGGAGGTCGGCGCGCTGGTCTATGTCGATGCTACCGCCACCATCGGCGGCATGGCGATCGCCAGTGACCGCTGGGGCGCCGATGTGGTGACAGGCGGCTTGCAGAAATGCCTTGGCGGTCCTTCGGGCAGTTCACCGATCACGATTTCGCATGCTGCCGCCGAGCATATCCTGCATCGCCGCCATGTCGAGAAAGGCATTGCTCGCGACGATATCGAGGATGGTATCGGCGCGATGATTGGCTCGAACTATTTCGATCTGGCGATGGTGATGGATTACTGGGGGCCGAAACGCCTCAACCACCATACCGAGGCGACCACCATGCTCTATGGCGCGCGCGAATGCGCCCGTGTGGTGCTGGCGGAAGGTTTGCCAGCACGCTTTGCCCGCCATGCCGCTGCCGGTCGTGCCATGACGGCGGGCGCCCGGGCGATGGGGCTGAAGGTTTTCGGCGACGATGCGCACCGCATGACCAATGTGACCGGCGTGTGGATTCCCGAGGGCGTCGATGGCGAGGCCGTCCGCACCATGATGCGTGATGCTTTCCAGATCGAGATCGGCACTGCTTTCGGGCCTCTGCAGGGTCGCATCTGGCGGCTGGGGGCGATGGGCTACAATGCGATGAAGCATAAGGTGCTGATCACGCTGTCCGCTTTGGAGGCATGTTTGACGGCGCAAGGGTTCAAGCTGCCGCTGGGTGCGGCTGTGCCTGCCGCCATGGCTGCGTGGGAGGCTGCGTGGTGA